From the genome of Candidatus Desulfarcum epimagneticum, one region includes:
- a CDS encoding Heterodisulfide reductase subunit A encodes MEVKNNKQMEGNGPQSHVGDVMVLGGGISGIQASLDLAAAGFKVFLVEKSPSIGGHMAQLDKTFPTNDCSM; translated from the coding sequence ATGGAAGTGAAAAACAACAAACAAATGGAAGGAAACGGTCCCCAAAGCCACGTGGGAGATGTCATGGTTCTGGGCGGGGGAATCAGCGGCATCCAGGCCTCCCTGGATCTCGCGGCCGCCGGCTTCAAAGTCTTTCTGGTTGAAAAGTCCCCGAGCATCGGCGGCCATATGGCCCAGCTGGACAAGACCTTTCCCACGAACGACTGCTCCATGTGA
- a CDS encoding Tungsten-dependent benzoyl-CoA reductase-related protein bamD: METVAPFKEVTEEIKDAGGETFRLCFQCGLCDAVCPWNRVRPFSMRKIIREAAFGLSEIDGEDIWRCSTCGRCPERCPRGVDQIELGISLRRVASEYEIFPASVKSARTARASLISEGNPLQGDREKRGDWAKELPVKPFEEGMDILYFVGCYLSYDPRMKRVAAATARVLDKAGVGFGILGEKESCCGESIRKTGGEDAFKKLARDNIKAFIDHGVQRILVSSPHCFHTFKNEYPEFKAAFDVVHISQYLLELIREGRLELSGSYEKKVAYHDPCYLGRHNGVYDEPREILKKAPGLELVEMADFGADSLCCGGGGGRIWMDTPMAERFSDIRLKQARDAGARELVTCCPYCVTNFEESRLNLEYDDVLEIKDIAEIVSEII; this comes from the coding sequence GTGGAAACAGTCGCCCCTTTCAAAGAAGTGACAGAGGAGATCAAAGACGCCGGCGGAGAAACGTTCAGGCTTTGCTTTCAGTGCGGGCTGTGCGACGCGGTCTGCCCGTGGAACCGGGTCCGGCCCTTCAGCATGCGCAAAATCATCCGGGAGGCCGCCTTCGGCCTTTCCGAAATCGACGGCGAAGACATATGGCGCTGCTCCACCTGCGGAAGATGCCCCGAGCGGTGCCCCCGGGGGGTGGACCAGATCGAGCTGGGGATTTCCCTGCGCCGGGTGGCCTCGGAGTACGAGATTTTTCCCGCCTCGGTCAAAAGCGCCCGCACGGCCCGGGCCAGCCTGATTTCCGAGGGCAACCCCCTGCAGGGGGATCGGGAAAAACGCGGCGACTGGGCCAAAGAGCTGCCGGTGAAACCCTTTGAAGAAGGGATGGACATCCTGTATTTCGTCGGCTGCTACTTAAGCTATGACCCGAGAATGAAACGGGTGGCCGCGGCCACCGCCCGCGTCCTGGACAAGGCGGGCGTGGGCTTCGGCATACTGGGGGAAAAGGAAAGCTGCTGCGGGGAAAGCATCCGCAAAACAGGCGGCGAGGACGCGTTTAAAAAACTGGCCCGGGACAACATCAAGGCGTTCATCGATCATGGGGTCCAAAGAATCCTGGTGTCCTCCCCCCATTGCTTCCACACATTCAAAAACGAATATCCCGAATTCAAGGCGGCCTTTGACGTGGTCCATATCTCCCAGTATCTGCTGGAGCTGATCCGCGAGGGAAGGCTTGAGCTGTCCGGGAGCTATGAGAAAAAAGTGGCGTATCACGACCCCTGCTACCTGGGGCGGCACAACGGCGTCTATGACGAGCCCCGGGAAATTTTAAAAAAGGCGCCCGGTCTCGAATTGGTGGAAATGGCGGATTTCGGCGCCGACAGCCTGTGCTGCGGCGGGGGCGGCGGCCGGATATGGATGGACACGCCCATGGCGGAAAGATTCTCGGACATCCGTCTCAAACAGGCCCGCGACGCCGGGGCCCGGGAGCTGGTCACGTGCTGTCCCTACTGCGTCACCAACTTTGAGGAAAGCCGCCTGAACCTGGAGTATGACGACGTCCTGGAAATCAAAGACATCGCGGAAATCGTCAGCGAGATCATTTAG
- a CDS encoding (4Fe-4S)-binding protein, producing the protein MNSESDKPKKTIKTVRIDVDKCNGCRACEMICSAFHAAPKYSGNNPARSRIRVIRDPLKDVYVPVYAGDYAPAECAGRDQYVIDGKEYDECAFCRASCPSREDFKEPDSGLPLKCDMCEGEDEPLCVRWCLVDALTLEERPADEEEEEDARDEMEIGLEALADKHGLQKLMDAVSRMSEKD; encoded by the coding sequence TTGAATTCCGAAAGCGACAAACCCAAAAAAACCATCAAAACCGTCCGGATCGACGTGGACAAATGCAACGGCTGCCGGGCGTGCGAAATGATCTGCTCCGCCTTTCACGCGGCGCCGAAATACAGCGGAAACAATCCGGCCCGGTCCCGAATCCGGGTGATCCGGGACCCCTTGAAAGACGTGTATGTCCCGGTTTACGCCGGGGACTACGCCCCGGCCGAATGCGCCGGCAGAGACCAGTACGTCATTGACGGAAAGGAATATGACGAGTGCGCCTTCTGCAGGGCCTCGTGCCCGTCCCGGGAGGACTTCAAAGAGCCCGATTCCGGTCTTCCTTTGAAATGCGACATGTGCGAGGGCGAGGACGAGCCCCTGTGCGTGCGCTGGTGCCTGGTGGACGCCCTGACCCTGGAGGAAAGGCCGGCCGACGAAGAAGAGGAGGAGGACGCCCGGGACGAGATGGAGATCGGCCTGGAGGCGCTGGCGGACAAACACGGCCTTCAAAAGCTCATGGACGCCGTTTCCAGAATGTCCGAAAAGGACTGA
- a CDS encoding Aldehyde dehydrogenase produces the protein MAPGGNRPREIKMRHAETGFNLEIDLTRGNIEKHETDPKDTELYLGGLGTNAKILWDRVPPEVDAFSPENLLIFSAGLLCGTPATGCNRTILSTISPQTHLMAFSMMGGFWAPELKYAGYDKVILRGKSPDLVYIWIHNDKVEIKDASHLKGKGAIETAEIIKKELDQPKAQVAAIGMAGENRVYFASVEQGRSSASRGGIGAVMGDKGVKAIAVRGTRDIHLARPEEFLELCREVLEYIKFREDNPIPGVMPILAGLGSPQEMKVHDEKWHTENFMWGNSRTRRKGFWTDEIAKAWTETMEQSRNRFVSCYNCPMECGATLSIPGFPTYMMKCFSKLTYTMAAMSDLDFGLKIAQKATEYGVDGFSAPQVMAFALELYEDGILKDEDFPGMPEDNDGRFYWLLDKIVRREGIGDILADGTYWAAKKIGNGAEAYAHNNIKKHEQLPLKLSMLNPIYFLMYATGEKMNITQIEGQFPQAPFPKREQREAFVKDWIQVPHEKFKQYFLDWELRGENSIPYYPTVEMTCDIVDWQERMHYIDDALGMCAGLSSFPLKPPYHIHNYPKFISSGAGVDMDEETLTQAAKRYRTLIRAINIRRGMRRKDDKPPENHWKKRFPELEEELLDSYYTLKGWNSDGVPTREALEELGLGYVAEDFIQRGVLNDGDATATQEGINQ, from the coding sequence ATGGCGCCGGGCGGAAACCGCCCCAGGGAGATAAAAATGAGACACGCGGAAACAGGGTTTAACCTGGAAATCGATCTGACCCGTGGAAACATCGAAAAACACGAGACCGATCCCAAAGACACCGAGCTTTACCTGGGGGGTCTGGGAACCAACGCCAAAATACTGTGGGACCGGGTTCCCCCGGAGGTGGACGCCTTTTCGCCCGAAAACCTGCTGATATTCTCAGCGGGCCTTCTGTGCGGCACCCCGGCCACCGGCTGCAACCGCACCATTCTCTCCACCATTTCCCCCCAGACCCATCTCATGGCCTTTTCCATGATGGGCGGATTCTGGGCCCCGGAACTCAAATACGCCGGCTACGACAAGGTGATCCTTCGGGGAAAATCCCCGGACCTGGTTTACATCTGGATTCACAACGACAAGGTGGAGATCAAAGACGCCTCCCATTTAAAGGGCAAGGGCGCCATTGAGACGGCGGAGATCATCAAAAAAGAGCTGGACCAGCCCAAGGCCCAGGTGGCCGCCATCGGAATGGCCGGGGAAAACCGGGTCTATTTCGCCTCCGTGGAGCAGGGCCGCTCCAGCGCCAGCCGGGGGGGCATCGGCGCCGTGATGGGGGACAAAGGCGTCAAGGCCATCGCGGTCCGGGGAACCCGGGACATCCATCTCGCCCGCCCCGAAGAGTTCCTGGAGCTTTGCCGGGAGGTCCTGGAATACATCAAATTCCGGGAGGACAACCCCATCCCGGGCGTGATGCCCATTCTGGCCGGCCTGGGCTCTCCCCAGGAGATGAAGGTGCACGACGAAAAATGGCACACGGAAAACTTCATGTGGGGCAATTCCAGGACCCGGAGGAAAGGGTTCTGGACCGATGAAATCGCCAAAGCGTGGACCGAAACCATGGAGCAGTCGCGCAACCGGTTCGTCAGCTGCTACAACTGCCCCATGGAATGCGGGGCCACCCTGTCCATCCCGGGCTTTCCCACGTATATGATGAAATGCTTTTCCAAGCTCACCTACACCATGGCCGCCATGTCGGATTTGGACTTCGGGCTTAAAATCGCCCAGAAGGCCACGGAGTACGGGGTGGACGGGTTCTCCGCCCCCCAGGTCATGGCCTTTGCCCTGGAGCTTTATGAGGACGGCATCCTCAAAGACGAGGATTTCCCCGGAATGCCCGAGGACAACGACGGCCGGTTTTACTGGCTTCTGGACAAAATCGTGCGGCGGGAGGGGATCGGCGACATCCTGGCCGACGGCACCTACTGGGCGGCCAAAAAGATCGGAAACGGCGCCGAGGCCTACGCCCACAACAACATCAAAAAACACGAGCAGCTCCCGCTCAAGCTGTCCATGCTCAATCCCATTTATTTTCTGATGTACGCCACCGGCGAGAAAATGAACATCACCCAGATCGAGGGCCAGTTTCCCCAGGCCCCCTTTCCCAAACGGGAGCAGCGGGAAGCCTTTGTCAAAGACTGGATCCAGGTCCCCCATGAAAAGTTCAAACAGTATTTCCTGGACTGGGAGCTGAGGGGGGAAAACTCCATCCCCTATTATCCCACGGTGGAGATGACCTGCGACATCGTGGACTGGCAGGAGCGGATGCACTACATTGACGACGCGCTGGGCATGTGCGCCGGCCTGTCCTCATTTCCCTTAAAACCGCCCTACCACATCCACAACTACCCCAAATTCATCTCATCAGGCGCCGGGGTGGACATGGACGAGGAGACGCTGACCCAGGCGGCCAAGCGCTACCGGACCCTGATCCGGGCCATCAACATTCGAAGGGGCATGAGAAGAAAAGACGACAAACCCCCCGAGAACCACTGGAAAAAACGGTTTCCCGAGCTTGAGGAAGAGCTTCTGGACTCGTACTACACCCTGAAGGGGTGGAACAGCGACGGCGTCCCCACCCGGGAAGCCCTGGAGGAGCTGGGCCTGGGCTATGTGGCCGAAGACTTCATCCAGCGGGGCGTTTTAAATGACGGCGACGCGACAGCGACGCAAGAAGGAATCAATCAGTAA
- a CDS encoding conserved hypothetical protein (Evidence 4 : Unknown function but conserved in other organisms) — protein sequence MKINPDFVSPCGLYCGVCAIYMAHQDDNQKFKELLVGVYRGEAPGKGALPGAETLSADDIRCRGCLSDERFMHCRQCEIRDCAMEKGHAGCWECGDFPCGHIENFPMTVGKKVILRCVPHCREVGVEKWIEDEEARYVCPECGSKLFRGAGRCNACKTPVDPD from the coding sequence ATGAAAATCAACCCCGACTTTGTGTCGCCCTGCGGCCTTTACTGCGGCGTTTGCGCCATTTACATGGCGCATCAGGACGACAATCAGAAATTCAAAGAGCTTCTGGTCGGCGTGTACCGGGGCGAGGCCCCGGGCAAAGGGGCGCTGCCCGGCGCCGAAACCCTTTCAGCAGACGACATCCGGTGCCGGGGATGTCTGTCCGACGAGCGTTTCATGCATTGCCGGCAGTGCGAGATCCGGGACTGCGCCATGGAAAAGGGCCATGCCGGATGCTGGGAGTGCGGGGATTTTCCCTGCGGCCACATTGAAAACTTTCCCATGACCGTGGGGAAAAAGGTCATTTTACGCTGCGTGCCCCATTGCCGGGAGGTCGGCGTTGAAAAATGGATCGAGGACGAAGAGGCCCGGTATGTCTGCCCGGAGTGCGGGAGCAAACTTTTCCGGGGCGCCGGGCGGTGCAACGCCTGCAAGACGCCTGTGGACCCGGACTGA
- a CDS encoding Nucleotidyltransferase: MDIANINQINNYFRDKPVQKAYLFGSRQTGRSRKDSDIDILVELDHSSSIGLKFIRMRMDLEDMLGRKVDLLTDDSISRHIKACIDSEKKLIYDRRNP, from the coding sequence GTGGATATTGCAAATATCAATCAAATAAACAACTATTTCAGGGACAAACCGGTTCAAAAAGCCTATCTTTTCGGCTCCCGTCAAACAGGGCGATCCAGGAAAGACAGCGACATTGACATCCTGGTGGAGCTGGACCATTCGAGTTCGATTGGTTTAAAATTTATTCGCATGAGAATGGATTTGGAAGATATGCTGGGCCGAAAAGTGGATTTGCTGACGGATGATTCCATATCCCGACACATCAAAGCCTGTATAGACAGCGAAAAAAAATTGATATATGACAGAAGAAATCCGTGA
- a CDS encoding HNH endonuclease yields MKPEEIRKDLQRLIIHFEDELKSDDLRKKVLALVPCFHQLRELGKSLIPRDIARSARDRILLYFLKYPKTIIKGDELLVVGGIQEYARRVRELKVQFGWFIVSGVTANQMNQENEFPIKNMDVATMGPSDYVMLSTRQDRDAAHRWHLANEIRRESLSARDKILKFLRQNVGQKVTGEELRYVAKDKTEWARRARELRAEYGWPVVTRNTGRLDLDVGVYLLEADRQSPEHDRRIPDPVKRGVLRRDGYKCKNCGWSHDEWNRSDLRHLELHHVRHHASGGENTQENLITLCTVCHDDVHRKQ; encoded by the coding sequence ATGAAACCGGAAGAAATAAGAAAAGACCTTCAACGCCTGATCATCCACTTCGAGGATGAATTAAAATCGGATGATTTACGGAAAAAAGTCCTCGCCCTGGTTCCTTGTTTCCATCAGCTCAGAGAGCTTGGGAAATCCCTGATACCAAGAGATATCGCGCGAAGCGCAAGAGATAGAATCTTGCTCTATTTTCTTAAATACCCAAAAACGATTATTAAAGGCGATGAGCTTTTAGTGGTCGGCGGGATTCAGGAATATGCCCGCAGGGTGCGTGAATTAAAAGTTCAATTCGGCTGGTTTATAGTGAGCGGCGTCACGGCGAATCAAATGAATCAGGAAAACGAATTCCCGATAAAAAATATGGATGTCGCCACAATGGGGCCATCCGATTATGTGATGTTGTCAACCCGGCAAGACCGCGACGCCGCCCATAGATGGCATTTGGCAAATGAAATCAGACGGGAGAGCCTGTCGGCAAGAGACAAAATTCTGAAGTTCCTGCGTCAAAATGTCGGCCAAAAAGTGACGGGCGAAGAATTGCGATATGTCGCGAAAGACAAAACCGAATGGGCAAGACGAGCGCGAGAATTGCGCGCCGAATACGGATGGCCGGTCGTGACCCGAAATACCGGGCGCCTCGATTTGGATGTGGGCGTTTATCTTCTTGAAGCCGACAGACAAAGCCCTGAGCACGACCGCCGCATACCGGACCCCGTGAAAAGAGGGGTTCTGAGAAGAGACGGCTATAAATGTAAAAATTGCGGCTGGTCTCATGATGAATGGAATCGTTCAGACCTGCGTCATCTTGAACTCCACCATGTCAGACATCATGCGTCAGGCGGTGAAAACACACAAGAAAATCTGATCACTCTTTGCACGGTGTGTCATGATGATGTTCACAGGAAACAATGA
- the vsr gene encoding putative very short patch repair endonuclease (Evidence 3 : Putative function from multiple computational evidences) gives MDVFDKRKRSRIMGKIKGKHTKPEILVRSMLHKMGYRFRLHRKDLPGNPDITLPKFKKVIFVNGCFWHGHENCKRSKRPATNSEFWNEKLNKNIRRDKKNIQELNEKGWEPLIIWTCEIKNEKKLKQKLGDFLKDRQS, from the coding sequence ATGGATGTTTTCGATAAACGAAAAAGAAGCCGTATCATGGGAAAGATTAAGGGCAAACACACAAAGCCTGAGATTCTTGTAAGATCCATGCTGCATAAAATGGGATATCGTTTTCGGCTTCACAGAAAGGATCTTCCCGGAAATCCTGATATCACGCTCCCAAAATTTAAAAAGGTCATTTTTGTGAACGGTTGTTTTTGGCATGGCCATGAAAATTGCAAACGTTCAAAAAGACCCGCCACTAACAGCGAATTCTGGAACGAAAAACTGAACAAAAACATTCGCCGGGATAAAAAAAATATTCAAGAATTGAATGAAAAGGGCTGGGAGCCGCTTATAATCTGGACTTGTGAAATTAAAAATGAAAAAAAATTAAAACAAAAGCTTGGCGATTTTTTAAAGGACAGGCAAAGCTGA
- a CDS encoding Cytosine-specific methyltransferase, whose protein sequence is MSLGFSEKFSQPFESVWANDFNQYCVDTYNKNFGPHCVLGDIADILNDPNFVVPDADIVIGGPPCQGFSLLNKNRKNDSRKELWRPFLEIVDRSGASMFVMENVPHLLGTFEHAEIVKAAKSLGFKVTQDKLLAADFGVPQTRMRAFIIGCKFADPSVLFPPRKTHHKNHHDPSQLSLFDNHETYISDFEEWRTVKDAIGDLPHPEGTEIKDISPPLDLHFGRNPTELSKKRYRTIPDQGMNRFDLQRLAPELTPQCWIRKKTGGTDLFGRLWWDRPAYTIRTEFFKPEKGRYLHPEQHRPITHREAARFQSFPDEFHFTGSKTEIAKQIGNAVPPLLAARVADIARILLSLKP, encoded by the coding sequence ATGTCTTTAGGTTTTTCAGAGAAATTCAGCCAGCCTTTTGAATCGGTTTGGGCCAACGATTTTAATCAATATTGCGTGGACACATACAATAAAAATTTTGGGCCTCATTGTGTTTTGGGCGATATTGCCGATATTTTGAACGATCCGAATTTTGTGGTCCCTGATGCGGACATTGTGATCGGAGGCCCGCCATGCCAGGGATTCAGCCTTTTAAATAAAAACAGGAAAAATGATTCGAGAAAAGAATTGTGGAGGCCGTTTTTAGAAATTGTGGATCGTTCGGGGGCGTCAATGTTTGTGATGGAGAATGTTCCCCACCTGCTGGGGACCTTCGAGCATGCTGAAATCGTCAAAGCCGCGAAGTCGCTTGGGTTTAAAGTCACTCAAGACAAATTGCTTGCGGCGGACTTTGGCGTTCCTCAAACCCGTATGAGAGCCTTCATTATCGGATGTAAATTTGCGGACCCTTCCGTTTTGTTCCCTCCAAGAAAAACACATCATAAGAATCATCACGACCCATCTCAATTGTCCCTGTTTGATAATCATGAAACATACATTTCTGATTTTGAGGAATGGAGAACGGTAAAAGACGCCATCGGGGATTTGCCCCATCCTGAAGGGACTGAAATAAAGGATATTTCTCCACCCCTTGACTTGCATTTCGGTCGAAACCCGACTGAATTGAGCAAAAAAAGATATAGAACCATACCTGATCAGGGGATGAACAGGTTTGATTTGCAAAGACTTGCTCCCGAATTGACCCCCCAATGCTGGATACGCAAAAAAACGGGGGGGACCGACTTATTCGGACGACTTTGGTGGGATCGGCCGGCTTATACCATTCGGACGGAATTTTTTAAACCTGAGAAGGGACGTTACCTGCATCCTGAACAGCACCGGCCGATCACGCACAGAGAAGCGGCGCGTTTTCAGAGTTTTCCCGACGAATTTCACTTCACCGGATCGAAAACAGAGATTGCAAAACAAATCGGAAACGCCGTTCCACCTTTGCTCGCGGCCCGCGTGGCGGATATAGCGCGTATATTATTATCACTGAAACCCTGA
- a CDS encoding conserved hypothetical protein (Evidence 4 : Unknown function but conserved in other organisms), which translates to MMNHSIRKIPYGVAEFASIRKNRMYYVDKTRFIPVLESAGRYVFFVRPRRFGKSLWMSTLQYYYDINDKDDFETLFKGAYIFDHPTPERHSYLIMSFNFAGVNPDIRHVEASFEDLGKAVADDFLERYHAFFDENARREIANAPGAEGRLRRIFIFAARKKLKIYLFVDEYDNFANTVLTGSGSGAYEKLTHGEGFFRFFFNMLKTATSDKGSGIDRLFVTGVSPIAMDDVTSGMNIGDNISLNPLFNELAGFSEKEAADMLSYYLADLGLDGDVSFFLDIMKKWHGRYRFSPGAENRVFNPDMVLYFIKELRAGKQLPLNMADPNIKIDYRKLRHMMMADRRLNGNFSRLKRILEDGFIACKIQPSFPLERLTDQNNFVSLLYYFGLLTIDSSKGPRQTLSIPNQTVKMIMYEYFREAMSDSGVFGIDLWAFADLMDDMVYEGRWRPVFDFIADAIEKQTSVRDYLEGERAVQIFMPAYLSMTDYYITWTEREMKKGYADLFLEPFLAKFPDMRFGYLIELKYIPRGEFSDQTLQEKIKEAAAQLQKYSDDDRLKKISGGYELKKLALIYHGWEPAHASEVGD; encoded by the coding sequence ATGATGAATCATTCGATCCGGAAAATTCCCTACGGAGTGGCGGAATTCGCCTCCATCCGAAAAAACCGCATGTACTACGTGGACAAAACACGGTTCATCCCTGTTCTGGAATCAGCCGGCCGCTACGTTTTTTTCGTCCGGCCCAGGAGATTCGGGAAATCGCTGTGGATGTCCACCCTGCAATATTACTACGACATCAATGACAAAGACGATTTTGAAACCCTCTTCAAGGGCGCCTACATCTTTGACCATCCCACCCCGGAGAGGCATTCCTACCTGATCATGTCCTTTAATTTCGCCGGGGTCAATCCCGACATCCGGCATGTGGAGGCCTCGTTTGAAGACCTGGGAAAAGCCGTGGCCGATGACTTCCTGGAGCGCTACCATGCGTTTTTCGATGAAAACGCCCGAAGGGAAATCGCAAACGCCCCCGGCGCCGAGGGCCGCCTGAGGCGAATTTTCATCTTCGCGGCCCGGAAAAAACTAAAGATTTATCTTTTCGTCGATGAATACGACAACTTCGCCAACACGGTTCTCACCGGCTCCGGAAGCGGCGCCTATGAAAAGCTGACCCACGGCGAGGGGTTTTTCAGATTTTTTTTCAACATGCTCAAAACCGCCACATCCGACAAAGGCTCGGGGATCGACAGACTCTTTGTCACCGGGGTCTCCCCCATCGCCATGGACGACGTGACCAGCGGCATGAACATCGGGGACAATATCAGCCTCAATCCCCTTTTCAATGAGCTGGCCGGGTTTTCGGAAAAAGAGGCGGCCGACATGCTGTCCTATTACCTGGCGGATTTGGGCCTGGACGGCGATGTGTCCTTTTTCCTTGACATCATGAAAAAATGGCACGGCCGTTACCGCTTTTCCCCCGGCGCCGAAAACCGGGTGTTTAATCCCGACATGGTTCTTTATTTTATCAAAGAGCTTCGGGCCGGCAAACAGCTTCCCCTGAACATGGCGGACCCCAACATCAAGATCGACTACCGGAAACTGCGCCACATGATGATGGCGGACCGGCGGCTCAACGGCAATTTTTCAAGGCTCAAGCGGATCCTGGAAGACGGCTTTATCGCCTGCAAAATACAGCCGAGCTTTCCCCTGGAGCGTTTGACCGACCAAAACAATTTCGTCTCCCTGCTGTACTATTTCGGACTTTTGACCATTGACAGCTCCAAAGGCCCCCGGCAGACCCTGTCCATTCCCAATCAGACGGTAAAAATGATCATGTATGAATACTTCCGGGAGGCCATGAGCGATTCCGGGGTCTTCGGGATCGACCTGTGGGCGTTCGCCGATCTGATGGACGACATGGTGTACGAGGGCCGGTGGCGGCCCGTGTTCGACTTCATCGCCGACGCCATCGAAAAACAGACGTCCGTCAGGGACTATCTGGAGGGCGAGCGGGCCGTTCAGATATTCATGCCGGCCTATCTTTCCATGACCGACTACTACATCACATGGACCGAGCGCGAAATGAAGAAAGGATACGCGGACCTGTTTCTGGAGCCCTTCCTGGCCAAGTTCCCCGACATGCGCTTCGGCTACCTGATTGAGCTGAAATACATCCCCCGGGGGGAATTCAGCGACCAGACGCTTCAGGAAAAAATAAAAGAGGCCGCGGCCCAGCTTCAAAAATACTCGGACGATGACCGCCTGAAAAAAATATCCGGGGGATATGAGCTGAAAAAACTGGCCCTGATATATCATGGGTGGGAGCCGGCGCATGCCTCTGAAGTCGGGGATTAA
- the aroB gene encoding 3-dehydroquinate synthase — MKTISIQSPFGDCLVCPGAPFETLEGLAPLKDAVIITDDRVWELYRDIFPPAPVIRIGRGEAAKTLETVRDVYDALKRLGAGRHSFIVGVGGGIVCDIAGFAASTYLRGLGFGLAPTTLLAQVDAAIGGKNGVNFEGYKNLVGVFRQPGFVISDPAFLKTLPPEEMACGMAEAVKHAAIMDPAHFSFIETHCDDITALDMDALKTLVRDSAAIKTAIVNRDPGEGHERKKLNFGHTFGHALEKTLEISHGRAVAMGMALAAALSVEKGLLAPNARDRLLALLNRLKLPSNPVIEAGINNKQAVLDAIGKDKKRTRHAIDFVLLKDIGRAEIRPVSLGELEAFLDRAAASPSSGP, encoded by the coding sequence ATGAAAACCATCTCCATCCAAAGCCCCTTTGGGGACTGCCTCGTCTGCCCGGGCGCCCCGTTTGAGACGCTGGAAGGGCTCGCGCCCCTTAAAGACGCCGTGATCATCACCGATGACCGGGTGTGGGAACTTTACCGGGACATCTTTCCCCCGGCCCCGGTCATCCGGATCGGCCGGGGCGAGGCCGCCAAAACCCTTGAGACCGTCCGCGATGTGTACGACGCGCTCAAGCGCCTGGGGGCCGGCCGCCATTCCTTCATCGTGGGCGTGGGCGGCGGCATCGTGTGCGACATCGCCGGCTTCGCGGCCTCCACCTATCTTCGGGGACTGGGCTTCGGGCTGGCGCCCACCACCCTTCTGGCCCAGGTGGACGCCGCCATCGGGGGCAAAAACGGGGTGAATTTCGAAGGGTACAAAAACCTTGTGGGCGTTTTCAGACAGCCCGGGTTCGTGATATCCGACCCCGCCTTTCTCAAAACCCTTCCCCCAGAGGAGATGGCCTGCGGCATGGCCGAGGCGGTCAAGCACGCCGCCATCATGGATCCGGCCCATTTTTCCTTCATCGAAACCCATTGCGATGACATCACGGCTCTCGACATGGACGCGCTCAAAACCCTGGTCCGCGATTCCGCCGCCATCAAAACCGCCATTGTGAACCGCGACCCCGGCGAGGGACACGAGCGAAAAAAACTCAACTTCGGCCACACCTTCGGCCACGCGCTGGAAAAAACCCTGGAAATCTCCCACGGCCGGGCCGTGGCCATGGGCATGGCCCTGGCGGCGGCGCTCTCCGTGGAAAAAGGGCTTCTGGCCCCAAACGCCCGGGACCGCCTGCTCGCCCTGCTGAATCGATTGAAACTTCCCTCAAACCCTGTTATAGAAGCGGGTATAAACAACAAACAGGCGGTTTTAGACGCCATCGGCAAAGACAAAAAGCGAACGCGCCACGCCATTGATTTCGTTTTGCTCAAAGACATCGGCCGCGCCGAAATCCGGCCGGTTTCCCTGGGTGAGCTGGAGGCGTTTTTGGACCGGGCCGCGGCCTCGCCGTCATCCGGCCCATAG